A window of the Mucilaginibacter sp. cycad4 genome harbors these coding sequences:
- a CDS encoding polysaccharide biosynthesis C-terminal domain-containing protein, with protein sequence MGIVKKQVYKNTMVSYAGMAIAYINTILLFPFFITNEQYGLYNLLINMSVLYSLVASFGIPGVIAKYFPFYRTADRKHNGFMHWTAGLSLLGFVVLTGLFVLLRPVILAAYIKNSPLFVKYYYYLIPLAFFTVVFNYLEITGRIIYKTIFSSFLRDVLVRLITTALLVMMALKWLNFDGFIVLYIASWGVISVLLMISLFISGEFSHRLDDLKFSGIKKSEALNYGLFTFISVAIYVFLQKVDVVMLSSMAGDAIQGVYSWYFNIAVVISVPAQALSRTTYQIVADSWKSKDMQNIAGIYRKTSIIQMVIGCLLFVGIIINKNNLLGIVHDPEKSAQFNVIIVIGLGFLVDITGGLNTYIVTTSHKYKLVTLFVLFASVFSIGLNYLLIPGYKGMGAAIAYLVTMILLNFCTWFYIKYRFKMQPFDHKHLLIILISAASFFVGKYLWLMPNLYLDIMVRSGITALVYVIITYYCHISDDLNEKIDSILSKVKGILR encoded by the coding sequence ATGGGAATTGTAAAAAAACAGGTTTATAAAAATACGATGGTATCATACGCGGGTATGGCGATAGCGTATATAAATACTATTCTACTATTCCCTTTTTTTATAACTAATGAGCAGTATGGGCTTTATAACCTGCTCATCAACATGTCGGTATTGTACTCGCTGGTTGCGTCTTTTGGGATACCCGGGGTTATAGCTAAATATTTCCCCTTTTATCGCACGGCCGACCGTAAGCACAATGGCTTTATGCATTGGACAGCCGGATTATCGCTGCTGGGTTTTGTGGTATTAACAGGCTTGTTTGTTTTATTACGACCGGTTATCCTGGCTGCATACATTAAAAATTCGCCATTATTTGTAAAGTATTATTACTACCTCATTCCACTGGCTTTTTTTACCGTAGTTTTTAATTACCTGGAAATAACCGGCAGGATAATTTATAAAACTATTTTCTCCAGTTTTTTACGTGATGTACTGGTTAGGCTCATAACAACGGCTTTATTGGTAATGATGGCATTAAAATGGCTGAATTTTGATGGCTTTATTGTGTTATACATAGCATCATGGGGGGTAATATCAGTCTTATTGATGATTAGCTTATTTATATCGGGCGAGTTTTCACACAGGTTAGATGATCTGAAATTTAGCGGTATAAAAAAGAGCGAGGCCCTTAATTACGGCTTGTTTACTTTTATATCTGTTGCCATTTATGTGTTTTTGCAAAAGGTTGACGTGGTTATGCTTAGCTCCATGGCCGGCGATGCCATACAGGGGGTTTACAGCTGGTATTTCAATATTGCAGTAGTGATCAGCGTTCCTGCCCAGGCCCTCAGCCGCACTACCTATCAAATTGTAGCCGATTCATGGAAATCAAAAGATATGCAGAACATTGCCGGCATATATCGCAAAACATCCATCATTCAAATGGTAATTGGCTGCCTGCTTTTTGTTGGGATTATCATCAATAAAAATAATTTGCTTGGTATTGTGCATGACCCTGAAAAGAGTGCTCAATTTAATGTGATCATAGTTATCGGCCTTGGCTTTTTAGTTGATATAACCGGCGGATTAAATACGTACATTGTAACCACTTCGCACAAATATAAATTGGTTACTTTATTTGTCCTTTTTGCCAGTGTGTTCAGCATCGGACTTAATTACCTGCTCATACCCGGCTATAAAGGCATGGGGGCCGCAATAGCCTATCTTGTTACCATGATATTGCTAAATTTCTGCACCTGGTTCTATATCAAATACAGGTTTAAAATGCAGCCTTTTGACCACAAGCATCTTTTAATCATACTCATCTCTGCAGCCAGTTTCTTTGTCGGAAAATACCTTTGGCTAATGCCGAACCTGTACCTGGACATTATGGTGAGGAGCGGCATAACTGCACTGGTGTACGTTATAATTACCTATTATTGCCATATTTCGGACGATCTTAACGAAAAAATAGATTCCATATTAAGCAAGGTAAAAGGTATTTTAAGATAA
- a CDS encoding gliding motility-associated C-terminal domain-containing protein, which yields MEPRSVEPRFTPYHITVAPLQAITICSAAAAVLNGDVKTPAPDSYLWQINNNGNWVNAPSANTQKDYITSSLTNTSASSIVYSLRRRISTAGVVDFDSYYDVTVRPIAAVNNNTIVAPTVTQFCSTGNPTAITGSVPGGGDGTFSYQWQSSTDNATFNDISGAVSKNYDPPVLNNDTYYRRMVSSGACTTPVLSNVVLLKVSTPPPPPSPAASVITICQGTPATLTVGSPQAGFTYNWYDSPAKTTLLATGTSYTTPVLNAGRNYYVEASNGTCSSALTTIQVKVTQAPAVPQFSQTTVTACTGSTATLSVQNSQSGVIYNWYSSATDANILHTGSTLVLQNVTSAVTYYVEGLSSTGCSSTSRGKISLDVKPVIAVTNNQITAPTVTDFCVTGNPSAITGSTPAGGDGTFSYQWQSSADNITFANIAGATSKNYDPPVLSKGTYYRRVVSSGICTTPMVSNVISVQVLTPPSAPSPIASGITICQGTSATLTIGSPQAGLTYNWYDSPAKTTVLATGTSYTTPVLNAGKSFYVEASNSACSSPLTTIQVTVSPLPAVPQFTQSTVSVCSGSTTTITIQNAQSGVVYNWYGSATDANILHTGTGYTISNITAATTYYVQAVNAAGCGSSARGAVSIAIIPLPVVTVSSSGTSVCPGTSATLTASASGGAVISWYDAPTGGNLLAQGNTYVTANLTAAKNYYLEATNSTGCNSSGRVTVQVQMTKPLDAPVVTVGEVTSSSVAFEWSAVSGATSYLVSTDNGLTYTAPSSGSNGLTHKVSGLGLNEPVTITVKALGAASCTLSAASAAVTAATIDNNNIIYIANNFTPNGDGNNDIIYAHGKNIKTLSFYVYDQWGQLVFTSTDVNKGWDGYYKGSLMPVGVYVYYLKAAMNNGAQLNKKGTITLLR from the coding sequence ATGGAGCCGCGGTCTGTTGAGCCACGGTTTACTCCATACCATATTACAGTTGCCCCCCTGCAGGCAATTACTATTTGTTCAGCCGCTGCCGCTGTTCTCAACGGCGACGTAAAAACTCCGGCACCTGACAGTTATCTATGGCAAATAAATAACAACGGGAACTGGGTAAATGCACCGTCGGCAAATACTCAAAAAGATTATATCACATCTTCATTAACAAATACATCTGCTTCAAGTATTGTATACAGCCTGCGCCGCAGGATCTCTACCGCCGGCGTAGTGGATTTTGATTCTTATTATGATGTTACCGTAAGGCCGATAGCAGCAGTAAATAACAATACGATAGTAGCGCCAACTGTTACCCAATTTTGTTCAACAGGCAATCCAACAGCTATTACAGGGAGTGTGCCCGGAGGGGGCGATGGTACTTTTTCATATCAATGGCAATCATCTACAGATAACGCAACATTTAATGATATTTCGGGTGCTGTATCAAAAAATTATGATCCGCCGGTGTTAAATAATGATACTTATTATCGCCGTATGGTTTCATCGGGAGCATGTACAACTCCGGTGCTTAGTAATGTAGTGCTCCTTAAGGTTTCAACACCCCCGCCTCCTCCATCGCCTGCGGCATCGGTTATAACTATTTGCCAGGGAACCCCGGCTACGTTGACGGTTGGCTCTCCCCAGGCCGGATTTACGTACAACTGGTATGATTCGCCGGCTAAAACCACCTTGCTTGCTACAGGAACCTCATATACTACACCTGTTTTAAATGCCGGCAGGAATTATTATGTTGAGGCCTCGAACGGAACTTGCAGCAGTGCGTTGACAACTATACAGGTAAAGGTTACGCAGGCGCCTGCTGTACCTCAATTTTCTCAAACAACGGTTACGGCCTGTACTGGTTCAACGGCAACGCTCAGCGTACAAAATTCGCAAAGCGGTGTTATTTATAACTGGTATAGCAGTGCAACTGATGCCAATATTTTGCATACCGGCAGCACCTTGGTATTGCAAAATGTAACGTCAGCAGTAACTTATTATGTAGAGGGACTTAGTTCAACAGGCTGTAGTTCTACATCGCGCGGAAAGATAAGTTTGGATGTTAAGCCCGTGATAGCGGTAACCAATAACCAGATCACAGCCCCCACGGTTACTGATTTTTGCGTAACCGGTAACCCGTCTGCAATTACGGGCAGTACGCCTGCCGGAGGCGACGGTACTTTTTCATACCAATGGCAATCATCTGCTGATAATATAACTTTCGCTAATATTGCCGGGGCTACATCAAAAAACTATGACCCGCCTGTATTAAGTAAGGGCACCTACTACCGCCGTGTTGTATCATCAGGCATATGTACAACCCCGATGGTGAGTAACGTGATCAGTGTTCAGGTTTTAACACCTCCGTCTGCACCCTCGCCTATAGCATCGGGCATAACCATTTGCCAGGGAACTTCAGCCACGCTGACGATTGGTTCGCCGCAGGCGGGGTTAACTTATAACTGGTATGATTCGCCTGCTAAAACGACAGTGCTTGCCACAGGTACTTCCTACACAACTCCTGTTTTAAATGCAGGCAAAAGCTTTTATGTTGAGGCATCTAACAGCGCCTGCAGCAGTCCCTTAACAACAATACAAGTAACTGTTTCACCGTTACCGGCGGTACCGCAATTTACACAAAGCACTGTTAGTGTTTGCTCCGGCTCCACAACAACAATTACCATACAAAACGCACAAAGCGGTGTTGTTTATAACTGGTACGGCAGCGCAACCGACGCTAATATTTTACATACCGGAACCGGTTACACAATCAGCAATATAACAGCGGCAACAACCTATTATGTACAGGCTGTCAACGCTGCGGGGTGCGGCTCTTCGGCCCGGGGGGCGGTTAGCATAGCTATCATTCCGTTGCCGGTGGTTACAGTAAGCAGTTCGGGAACATCTGTTTGCCCGGGCACCAGTGCTACATTAACTGCTTCAGCATCGGGCGGGGCAGTTATTTCATGGTATGATGCACCGACGGGCGGAAACCTGCTTGCCCAGGGCAATACATATGTTACGGCTAACTTAACAGCGGCAAAAAATTATTACCTGGAAGCTACAAACAGCACCGGGTGTAACAGCAGCGGAAGGGTTACAGTGCAGGTACAGATGACCAAACCGCTTGATGCGCCCGTAGTAACTGTTGGCGAAGTTACCTCATCAAGCGTAGCTTTTGAGTGGAGCGCGGTAAGCGGCGCTACCAGCTACCTGGTAAGTACCGATAATGGTTTAACTTATACTGCGCCAAGTTCGGGCAGTAACGGTTTAACACATAAAGTAAGCGGGCTTGGCCTAAACGAGCCGGTAACCATTACAGTTAAGGCTTTAGGAGCAGCATCATGTACGCTTAGCGCGGCTTCGGCCGCGGTTACTGCCGCCACCATCGACAATAACAATATAATATATATAGCCAACAACTTTACCCCCAACGGCGACGGAAATAACGACATTATTTATGCACATGGAAAAAATATAAAAACACTTTCCTTTTATGTATATGACCAATGGGGGCAATTGGTTTTTACATCAACCGATGTTAACAAAGGGTGGGATGGTTATTATAAAGGCTCATTGATGCCCGTAGGTGTATATGTATACTATTTAAAAGCGGCAATGAATAACGGGGCGCAATTGAATAAAAAAGGAACAATTACGCTATTACGATGA
- a CDS encoding glycosyltransferase: protein MDMFNLCIIKPNKNAFSETFIQEHIDRIKANKKVLYGGAFPLYDDDGKFLIRSKIGLLSYFIQKRIFKKQEINVRTKALARYLKLNNIDVVLAEYGMVGAMVAAACKHAGIPLVVHFHGADAHHNKTISTYKKLYKKAFSYSSAIIAVSNDMVEALKGLGAPAKKIVLNPYGVDAAKFPQIDISQSGPDFLTIGRFVEKKSPVSTVRAFKKVHEKHPEARLWMVGTGALYEDVKATIERLNLNDQVTLTGVLTSGDIHKLMKKMRCYVQHSVTAADGDMEGTPNTILEAGSSGLAIVSTQHAGIREAVINGETGYLVPEHDIDGMATYMIKIAEDVQLAVELGAKEAAHIRKNYDIHDRIDILTNILKQAIKKD from the coding sequence ATGGATATGTTTAATTTATGCATTATAAAGCCCAATAAAAATGCTTTTTCAGAAACTTTTATACAGGAACACATTGACCGTATAAAAGCAAATAAAAAGGTGCTTTATGGAGGCGCTTTTCCGCTTTATGATGATGATGGAAAATTTCTTATCAGATCAAAGATAGGACTGTTAAGTTATTTTATCCAAAAAAGGATATTTAAAAAACAAGAGATAAACGTACGTACAAAGGCTTTGGCCCGTTATTTAAAATTAAATAATATAGATGTGGTGCTTGCCGAATACGGCATGGTAGGAGCAATGGTAGCTGCTGCATGCAAACATGCAGGTATACCATTAGTTGTGCATTTTCATGGAGCCGATGCCCATCATAACAAAACTATAAGCACCTATAAAAAACTTTACAAAAAGGCGTTCAGCTATTCTTCTGCAATCATTGCAGTTTCTAACGATATGGTTGAGGCCTTGAAAGGTTTGGGCGCACCCGCTAAGAAAATTGTTCTTAATCCTTACGGGGTTGATGCCGCCAAATTCCCTCAGATAGATATATCGCAATCCGGGCCTGACTTTTTGACTATCGGAAGGTTTGTTGAAAAAAAATCGCCGGTTTCTACCGTACGCGCATTTAAAAAAGTACATGAAAAACATCCTGAAGCGCGTTTGTGGATGGTTGGTACGGGTGCGCTGTATGAAGATGTAAAAGCAACAATTGAACGGCTGAATTTAAACGATCAGGTTACTTTAACCGGAGTATTAACAAGCGGCGATATCCATAAGTTAATGAAAAAAATGCGGTGTTACGTACAACATTCCGTAACGGCCGCAGATGGCGATATGGAAGGTACCCCTAACACTATACTGGAAGCCGGTTCATCAGGCCTTGCAATTGTCAGCACGCAGCACGCGGGGATCAGGGAGGCCGTAATTAATGGCGAAACAGGCTACCTTGTACCAGAACATGATATTGACGGAATGGCCACATATATGATAAAAATTGCCGAAGACGTACAACTGGCCGTTGAGCTCGGGGCCAAAGAGGCTGCGCATATCCGTAAAAATTATGACATCCACGATAGGATAGATATATTAACGAACATACTTAAGCAAGCAATAAAAAAAGACTAA
- a CDS encoding BlaI/MecI/CopY family transcriptional regulator translates to MEIKELTRAEEQIMQVLWQLKKGYVKDVIDQLPEPKPAYNTVSTIIRILETKGFAGHTAFGKSHEYHPVISKEQYQNFATDKLLSGYFDNSVNRMFSFFVKKEKIDLKEADEIMKLIEKLKEK, encoded by the coding sequence ATGGAAATTAAAGAGTTAACCCGCGCCGAAGAGCAGATTATGCAAGTGCTCTGGCAATTGAAAAAAGGGTATGTTAAAGACGTTATCGACCAGTTGCCTGAGCCCAAGCCTGCCTATAACACGGTGTCGACAATTATCCGCATCCTGGAAACCAAAGGTTTTGCTGGCCATACCGCGTTTGGTAAAAGCCATGAATATCACCCTGTGATCAGCAAAGAGCAATACCAGAATTTTGCCACAGATAAACTGCTGAGCGGCTACTTTGACAACTCCGTTAACCGCATGTTTTCATTTTTTGTGAAGAAGGAAAAGATCGACCTGAAAGAGGCCGACGAGATCATGAAACTGATTGAAAAACTAAAAGAAAAATAG
- a CDS encoding TylF/MycF/NovP-related O-methyltransferase yields the protein MLKKLMHSVIKNLGYDLVKPDPRLVVDGLPADFDKATLDTYHKVKPYTMTTPERIASLCNAVNYLVKNNIQGDFVECGVWRGGSTMAAIDTLIKAGDTRRDIYLYDTFEGMSEPTELDKVFTGTGADELMNSSRKEDPTSVWCYSALEEVQANVGTLKYPKQLVHYVKGKVEDSIPQTLPGKIALLRLDTDWYESTKHELEHLYPLLVPGGVIIIDDYGHWEGARKAVDEYIEGNKLPLLLNRIDYTGRIGVKY from the coding sequence ATGTTAAAGAAACTGATGCACTCGGTTATTAAAAATTTAGGCTATGACCTGGTTAAACCGGATCCCCGCCTGGTTGTTGATGGCCTGCCTGCCGATTTTGATAAAGCTACGCTGGATACCTATCATAAGGTAAAGCCCTATACTATGACCACGCCCGAACGTATTGCATCGCTATGTAACGCGGTAAACTACCTGGTTAAAAACAACATTCAGGGTGATTTTGTGGAGTGCGGCGTATGGCGCGGCGGCAGCACTATGGCGGCTATTGATACGCTGATTAAAGCGGGGGATACCAGGAGGGATATTTATCTGTATGATACTTTTGAGGGTATGTCTGAACCTACAGAACTTGACAAGGTTTTCACCGGTACAGGTGCCGATGAGCTGATGAACAGCAGCCGGAAAGAAGACCCTACATCAGTATGGTGTTATTCGGCATTAGAGGAAGTGCAGGCTAATGTTGGTACCCTGAAGTATCCAAAGCAACTGGTACATTATGTAAAAGGCAAGGTTGAGGATAGCATCCCCCAAACCCTGCCGGGTAAAATTGCCCTGTTAAGGCTTGATACGGACTGGTACGAATCAACTAAGCATGAACTGGAACATTTGTATCCGTTATTAGTACCCGGCGGTGTCATCATCATTGATGATTACGGCCATTGGGAAGGTGCACGTAAAGCAGTTGACGAATATATTGAAGGCAACAAATTACCGTTGCTGTTAAACAGGATAGATTATACCGGCCGTATAGGCGTTAAGTACTAA
- a CDS encoding PorP/SprF family type IX secretion system membrane protein, with product MKKLILIITIALQFAVAGTAKAQVDPHFSQYYAYPLWLNPALTGVFDGDTRLSANYRDQWSSISNGYRTAGVSADFKPTDKVGIGLNILDQKAGTAGYNYFTAYGSFGYGITLSGDGNQRLHFGLQAGVINRSFDPGKLQSDNQYDPNSGFDPTLPNFENFGYSSKTVFDAGAGIYYYNADPMNKANLFGGLSINHINDVTDPFAAGGIASKLPMRFTAHGGVRIKASDFFDLIPNAVYVKQGKGEIKAFGLYSELKFADDNGLVLGGMVRLQDAAIANVGYHIRRMVIGASYDFNTSGLRAVTSGRGGFELSISYIFSRYTDSPAPICPRI from the coding sequence ATGAAAAAACTAATACTCATTATTACGATAGCGCTGCAGTTTGCAGTTGCAGGAACGGCGAAGGCGCAGGTTGACCCGCATTTTTCACAATATTATGCTTACCCGCTATGGCTAAACCCGGCGCTTACGGGCGTTTTTGACGGTGATACGCGCTTATCTGCCAACTACAGGGACCAATGGTCAAGCATCAGCAATGGATACCGCACAGCAGGGGTATCTGCCGATTTTAAACCGACCGATAAAGTGGGCATCGGCCTTAATATCCTCGATCAAAAAGCAGGCACTGCCGGGTATAATTACTTTACAGCTTATGGCTCATTCGGTTATGGCATAACCCTGTCAGGCGATGGTAATCAGCGGCTGCACTTTGGTTTGCAGGCGGGTGTTATCAACCGCAGCTTTGATCCGGGTAAGCTCCAGTCCGATAACCAGTATGACCCTAACAGCGGCTTTGACCCAACATTGCCCAATTTTGAAAATTTTGGCTATTCGTCAAAAACGGTATTTGACGCAGGTGCCGGCATCTATTATTATAATGCCGACCCGATGAACAAAGCCAATTTGTTTGGCGGGCTTAGTATTAACCATATTAATGATGTAACAGATCCTTTTGCCGCGGGCGGTATCGCCAGCAAATTGCCTATGCGGTTTACAGCACATGGCGGCGTCCGTATAAAAGCTTCTGATTTTTTCGACCTGATCCCTAACGCAGTTTATGTTAAACAAGGCAAAGGCGAGATCAAAGCTTTCGGATTATACTCTGAACTTAAGTTTGCCGATGATAACGGCCTGGTACTTGGTGGTATGGTGCGGTTACAGGATGCTGCAATTGCCAACGTTGGCTACCACATCCGAAGAATGGTGATTGGTGCCAGTTATGATTTTAATACTTCGGGGCTTCGCGCTGTTACATCCGGCCGCGGCGGTTTTGAATTGTCAATAAGCTATATATTTAGTCGTTACACTGATTCTCCGGCCCCAATTTGCCCAAGGATATAA
- a CDS encoding TonB family protein: MSWWQYLLLVNIYLLLFYGFYVLLLRKETFFQLNRLYLVSAALLSFMIPVIQASWVQNLFITQQVKYTLYSSPVLVYHFKPIEESPVSIGEVLLIFYLAGIVFLSGRLIWQLFKLKKVISQPESPVSYSFFKKVKLNADGEENAAIATHEDVHARQWHSADVLLVELVMIINWFNPVVYFYRRAIKHIHEFIADRHAVEAGTDKTDYAMLLLSQTFHTPTHGLVNSFFNKSLLKERIIMLQKNKSHRMALIKYGLSAPLFILMMVLSSATINNSDTISVINTKADKVFSTPASKVTEITIDGPAQTDERPVAAPDTTPVYTSVERVPEFPGGLEAFGKFLATNIKYPAAAREQKIQGRVIITFVVERDGTLSNEKVVRGITGDLDNEALRVMKLSPQWKPGMQGNRTVRVQYSVPINFALAPDADTTKTAAPTRFSIASTQSGADPVFTSVEQVPEFKGGLEAFGKFLATNIKYPKAARDNNVQGRVIITFVVEKDGSLSNMKVLRGIGSGCDEEAVRVLSISPAWKPGIQNGKPVKVQYSVPISFSLADSKSAKPGENKTGAVVNPSTDNQVIYSGRVITDTTKSHIIIGDGYNSKLAPLIIIDGVALAQGTSLSKINPNDIEQINVLKDKNAIAIYGEKAANGVVLVTTKTAARKKANSSPVRNN; this comes from the coding sequence ATGAGCTGGTGGCAATATTTATTACTGGTAAACATATACCTGTTGCTGTTTTACGGGTTTTATGTGCTTTTGCTTCGTAAAGAAACCTTTTTTCAGCTTAACAGGCTTTACCTGGTAAGTGCCGCTTTGTTATCATTCATGATACCGGTTATACAAGCCAGCTGGGTGCAAAACCTGTTCATCACCCAGCAGGTAAAATATACCTTGTACAGCAGCCCGGTACTGGTTTATCATTTTAAGCCGATAGAGGAATCGCCTGTTAGCATAGGAGAGGTATTGTTGATTTTCTATCTTGCAGGAATTGTCTTTTTATCGGGCAGATTGATCTGGCAGCTATTTAAATTAAAGAAAGTGATCAGCCAGCCCGAATCTCCTGTGTCATATTCCTTTTTCAAAAAAGTAAAACTCAATGCCGATGGTGAAGAGAATGCGGCCATAGCAACGCATGAGGATGTGCATGCCAGGCAATGGCATTCGGCCGATGTGCTGTTAGTTGAACTGGTGATGATCATTAACTGGTTTAACCCGGTGGTATATTTCTATCGCAGGGCAATAAAACATATCCATGAGTTTATTGCCGACAGGCACGCTGTTGAAGCCGGTACCGATAAGACCGATTATGCTATGCTGCTGTTAAGCCAAACATTTCATACACCGACACATGGCCTTGTTAATTCTTTTTTTAACAAAAGTCTCTTGAAAGAACGGATCATTATGCTGCAAAAAAATAAATCACATCGCATGGCGCTCATCAAATATGGGCTTTCGGCACCTTTATTTATTTTGATGATGGTGCTTTCATCGGCTACGATTAATAACAGTGATACCATCTCTGTTATAAACACTAAAGCCGATAAAGTATTTTCAACCCCTGCCAGTAAAGTAACCGAAATAACTATTGATGGACCGGCTCAAACTGATGAAAGGCCGGTTGCCGCTCCCGATACCACACCGGTTTATACCTCTGTTGAGCGTGTGCCCGAATTTCCGGGCGGCCTGGAAGCTTTTGGCAAATTTCTGGCCACTAATATCAAATATCCGGCTGCTGCTCGTGAGCAAAAAATTCAGGGAAGGGTGATCATCACTTTCGTAGTTGAACGGGATGGTACGCTTTCAAACGAAAAGGTGGTTAGAGGTATTACCGGCGACCTTGACAATGAAGCCTTAAGGGTAATGAAACTATCGCCGCAATGGAAGCCAGGCATGCAGGGCAATCGCACGGTAAGGGTGCAGTATTCAGTACCGATTAATTTTGCACTTGCTCCTGATGCAGATACTACAAAGACAGCTGCACCGACGAGATTTTCAATAGCTTCTACCCAATCCGGCGCTGATCCTGTATTTACATCGGTGGAGCAGGTACCTGAGTTTAAGGGAGGATTAGAGGCATTTGGCAAATTTTTAGCAACTAATATCAAATATCCAAAGGCCGCCCGCGATAATAATGTTCAGGGTAGGGTGATCATAACTTTTGTTGTTGAAAAGGATGGGTCATTATCAAATATGAAGGTGTTAAGGGGGATCGGTTCAGGTTGCGACGAAGAAGCTGTGAGGGTGCTTAGCATATCGCCGGCCTGGAAACCGGGCATTCAAAATGGAAAGCCGGTGAAAGTACAGTATTCCGTTCCGATAAGCTTTTCACTGGCCGATAGCAAATCTGCAAAACCCGGCGAAAATAAAACTGGCGCTGTTGTAAATCCGTCCACCGATAACCAGGTTATTTACTCCGGTAGAGTGATCACTGATACTACAAAATCCCATATAATCATTGGTGACGGGTATAATAGCAAATTGGCCCCATTAATTATTATCGATGGGGTAGCCTTGGCACAGGGTACGTCTTTGAGTAAAATTAATCCGAATGATATTGAACAAATAAATGTGTTAAAAGATAAAAACGCTATCGCTATTTATGGCGAAAAGGCTGCAAATGGTGTTGTATTGGTTACTACAAAAACGGCCGCCAGGAAGAAGGCTAACAGTAGTCCGGTAAGAAATAATTGA
- a CDS encoding class I SAM-dependent methyltransferase produces MNSNTRLNPTLFSTRYVHLTKLRDATLQAMQALTADNKKLTLIDFGCGDMPYRSVIEPMVDKYIGVDLDINPQADYHIDYDSKTTLPDNFCDIILSNQVLEHVDSPHSYLSEALRILKPGGSIICTTHGYWYYHPTPYDYWRWTSAGLRKTIEAEDFKITSFHGIMGLAASGIQLFQDAILLKMPKFMVPPFAFVMQSFIRLFDKIHSQPQRDRDASLYVVIAQKPISTL; encoded by the coding sequence ATGAATAGCAATACCAGGCTTAACCCTACCTTATTCTCTACACGTTATGTGCATTTGACCAAACTTAGGGATGCCACGCTGCAGGCCATGCAGGCACTCACTGCTGATAATAAAAAGCTTACACTTATAGATTTTGGTTGTGGAGATATGCCATATCGCTCGGTTATTGAGCCCATGGTGGATAAATACATTGGCGTTGACCTGGATATTAATCCTCAGGCCGATTATCATATTGATTATGATAGCAAAACCACTTTGCCTGATAATTTTTGCGATATTATTCTTTCAAACCAGGTATTGGAACATGTTGACTCTCCCCATAGCTATCTTTCAGAAGCATTGCGGATTTTAAAGCCTGGCGGCAGTATCATATGTACCACTCATGGTTATTGGTATTATCATCCAACGCCTTACGATTACTGGAGGTGGACAAGTGCCGGATTACGTAAAACCATCGAAGCCGAAGATTTTAAAATCACCTCATTTCATGGCATTATGGGCCTTGCTGCAAGTGGTATCCAACTGTTTCAAGATGCCATATTGCTAAAAATGCCTAAATTTATGGTACCCCCATTTGCTTTTGTAATGCAAAGCTTTATCCGTTTGTTTGATAAGATCCATTCGCAGCCGCAGCGTGACAGAGATGCATCACTATATGTTGTGATTGCCCAAAAGCCAATCAGTACTTTGTAA